The Brasilonema sennae CENA114 genome includes a region encoding these proteins:
- a CDS encoding GldG family protein, with amino-acid sequence MKLLAKKKPLKILFWFGPFLLAAGLTSGFVSQNWGPIQLTLIILGTLIIVLWLIWQNKQNNWLGQRSTQASTNALIATLAVLAILGLINFLGTRYDTRVDLTETKLFTLAPQSRELVRNLQVPAKILLFDVNQDPVDRDLLENYRRQSSKFSFEYIDPQARPGLARKFGVKDYGEVYLEFGDKRQLVQVVGPQQRLSEVKLTNSLQQISSISSAKVYLLQGHGEHELSGKGEGVISQAVKALNDKGYTTSALNLVEKSSIPQDANVVVVAGPKRSLFENEVKALQDYLNRGGNVMLMIDPDTDPKLESLLAQWGVKLDNRLAVDVSASVGLGPAAPLVTQYGKHPITKDFGNGISFYPLARPIDTNPVPGIQATPLLLTKAYPNSWAESDQQSENLKFNPESDRKGPLTLGVALTRKLSAKSEATSNSTPTPTPTATPQTQASPTQRATPTTAATPASPTQRATPTTAATPASPTQRAKPIAAATPQTSASPTQRAKPTTPATPASPTPTTTPTATATPASPTPSSTSGESRMVVLGNSDFIINGLFDKQLNGDVFLNSVTWLSQQDQQPLSISPKEVINRRINLTGVQALLLELSSLVILPLIGLVVAAIFWWIRR; translated from the coding sequence ATGAAACTTCTCGCTAAAAAGAAACCTTTAAAAATTTTATTTTGGTTTGGTCCGTTCCTCCTTGCTGCAGGCTTAACATCTGGATTCGTATCCCAGAATTGGGGACCAATTCAACTCACATTGATAATTTTGGGAACACTCATCATTGTATTGTGGCTGATATGGCAAAACAAGCAGAATAACTGGTTGGGACAACGTTCTACCCAAGCTAGTACTAATGCTTTGATTGCGACTTTGGCAGTTTTAGCGATTTTAGGATTGATTAATTTTTTAGGAACTCGCTACGATACACGAGTTGACTTGACAGAAACTAAGTTGTTTACCCTTGCACCCCAGTCACGGGAATTGGTACGCAACTTACAAGTACCAGCAAAAATATTGCTGTTTGACGTTAATCAAGACCCCGTAGACAGGGACTTACTAGAAAATTATCGTCGGCAAAGCTCTAAGTTTAGTTTTGAGTATATAGATCCACAAGCAAGACCAGGATTAGCACGTAAGTTTGGTGTCAAAGACTATGGAGAAGTTTACTTGGAATTTGGCGATAAACGGCAATTAGTTCAGGTAGTAGGTCCGCAGCAACGTTTATCAGAAGTAAAATTAACAAATAGTCTGCAACAAATCAGCAGTATAAGCTCTGCTAAAGTTTACCTCCTCCAAGGTCACGGCGAACACGAACTTTCTGGTAAAGGCGAAGGAGTTATATCGCAAGCGGTTAAAGCATTAAATGATAAAGGTTACACCACTTCAGCTTTGAATCTGGTAGAAAAGTCTAGTATTCCTCAAGATGCTAATGTTGTAGTCGTTGCAGGTCCGAAGCGATCGCTATTTGAGAACGAAGTCAAAGCACTACAGGACTACCTGAATCGAGGTGGAAATGTAATGCTGATGATTGATCCAGATACAGACCCCAAACTCGAAAGCTTGCTTGCCCAGTGGGGTGTAAAATTAGATAACCGTTTGGCAGTTGATGTTTCTGCAAGTGTTGGACTTGGTCCTGCAGCACCTTTGGTAACTCAATATGGAAAACACCCGATTACCAAAGATTTTGGCAACGGTATCTCTTTTTATCCCTTAGCACGACCGATTGACACAAATCCAGTACCTGGTATTCAGGCGACTCCCTTGTTACTCACCAAAGCTTATCCTAATAGCTGGGCAGAAAGTGACCAGCAAAGTGAGAACTTGAAATTTAATCCTGAGAGCGATCGCAAAGGTCCACTAACATTAGGCGTAGCATTAACAAGGAAACTATCAGCAAAATCTGAAGCTACATCTAACTCTACCCCCACACCGACACCAACTGCAACACCTCAAACCCAAGCCAGCCCGACTCAGCGCGCCACACCCACAACTGCTGCAACACCAGCCAGCCCAACTCAGCGCGCCACACCCACAACTGCAGCGACTCCAGCCAGCCCGACTCAGCGCGCCAAACCGATAGCTGCTGCTACACCTCAAACATCAGCCAGCCCGACTCAGCGCGCCAAACCCACAACCCCAGCGACTCCAGCCAGCCCGACTCCCACGACTACACCAACAGCAACTGCAACTCCAGCCAGCCCGACTCCCTCATCAACCTCGGGTGAGTCACGAATGGTGGTGTTAGGAAATTCAGATTTTATCATCAATGGCTTGTTCGACAAGCAACTCAATGGAGACGTGTTTCTCAACTCAGTCACTTGGCTAAGTCAGCAGGATCAACAACCGCTTTCAATTAGTCCAAAAGAAGTAATAAACCGTCGCATCAACCTAACAGGAGTACAAGCCCTGCTTTTAGAGTTATCATCTCTGGTGATTTTACCTCTGATCGGGCTAGTGGTGGCAGCTATTTTCTGGTGGATACGAAGATGA